From the bacterium genome, the window TATCCGAGGTCGAGATTAAGTACGAAAGGTGATTGTCCCTGGAATTCGCGAGTCTCACTGGCGTTCGCCGGATCCCAGTTCTTTTCCTGTCGAAATTCTTCTTCGGGCAAACGGACCTCAGATTTCACAAAGGTCAGGTTTCCGCCGATCTGGAAGTTCTGGAGGAAAGGAAGAGCGTCAACATGGTTGAGACGGCGGCGCCATTCGAACTCAAGTCCGTAGACATCGGCGCGATTGACGTTGATGGCGGTAACGTCGCCATTGAAATTTAGATAAGCGCGCTCGATCGGATCGTAGAAGCGTTTGATGAAACCGCTGACTGCAACGATCTCGCCGGGGCGGAGGAACCACTCCCAACGCGCGTCATAGTTGTCGATCTTGGTGTACTTCAGTTTCGGATTGCCGATGAAGTAGCCGCCGCCGACAAACTCCCAGGTTGAGTGAGGAGAGACTTCGCGCATCGTCGGACGAGCCAGCGTACGACCATACGCGAGACGAGCGTTCATATTGTCTGTCAGCTTATAGATGAGGTTGACAGATGGGAGCAGGTCTTCTCCATCAAGAACGTCTGTCGTGTCGGTCGAGACGTAGATCTGGTCGAGATTCATCTCTGTCGTTTCAAAGCGAACACCGCCAACTACAGTCAGTTTGGAGGTGATCGGGAGTTCCATCATGCCGTAGACGGCAGTGATATCCTGGTCAGCGTTAAAGTTCGCCTTCTTACCGCTGGTGGCCGCCCAAAGTAGACCGTAGTCGATGAAATTATCGGGGGTGGAATCCGGGCGCGGTCCGAAATTGGAATCATCCAAAAATGCATCGGGGTCGCCGGTATATTGTATTGAGCCGACATTGGCCAGCTTGAATTCGCGTTCGCGAAATTCTCTCGTTTTGTGCAGGTAGAATCCGCCAACCTTGACCTTGGAGGACAGGCCGCTCCATTGCTTGAAGGGGAGCGAGTAGTCGACTCGGCCTTCGCGGTTTTTCTCGAGCAGGTTGCGATAATAGTGGGCGGGATAAGTAAGCCAGATCGATCCGCCGCCTTCGACCGTGTCGATCACGTCGGAGAAGAAGCGCATGTCCGGATCTTCCTGCGAAGAACGGGTCAGCGAGAGCATCCACTCAAAGCGGCTGTCTAACGGCAACTTGGCGTGCTCACCCTTGAACTGCATTGTGCCAAGCGTCCGCTCGGAGTAGGTCATGCTCTGTGAACGATAGTACTGTCCGGAGGCAACATTGTAATCGAAGCCCTGCACAATGCGGGCAGTTGATTCTGCGTTGCGATTGTAGATCATCGCGAAACCGACTTTGTGATTCGGATGAGGACGGATCGTGCTGTTGAAAAGCCCGCCCCAGAGGACTTCTTCTTTCCCCTGCTCGTCGATATAGTCGGTGGTGATGTCGAGAGTATCGTTTGGTTTTAACTCGTTGTAGTCGTAGGACCAGTTACGCAGGCTCGACTGACCATTGGAGTAGTACGAACGATTGCGACTATAGCTGAATGAGGAGATGAACCCCATCGGCATATCAAAAAAGCTCCAGGAGTCACCGT encodes:
- a CDS encoding TonB-dependent receptor, translated to MFRTNCTNPVSESGFISRMLTTLVLLMVMVAVGFAQEPAQTFKEGKISGRMIDAETGEALIGVTVMLEGTKLGAVTDLDGNFTIKRVPVGTYTLVASSVGYTATKVTAVEVTEGEIERVDLALKPQVVQTEGIEVIARVEKNNEASLLKLRQKSNSVSDAISAEQITRSGSSDAAAAMTRVTGASVVGGKYVYVRGLGDRYANTRINGALAPSPDPDKQAVPMDMIPTAMLDNIVVEKTFTPDKPGNFSGGSVDMTTKDMPEGRLLSFNTSATYNTQTTFEENALATRSSGDDWMAMGADDRDIADWLKQPLTPKDLTYGDIIRDTANAQYIFKQSKAVNSQMTPVRRTAPLNQSYGLSYGDSWSFFDMPMGFISSFSYSRNRSYYSNGQSSLRNWSYDYNELKPNDTLDITTDYIDEQGKEEVLWGGLFNSTIRPHPNHKVGFAMIYNRNAESTARIVQGFDYNVASGQYYRSQSMTYSERTLGTMQFKGEHAKLPLDSRFEWMLSLTRSSQEDPDMRFFSDVIDTVEGGGSIWLTYPAHYYRNLLEKNREGRVDYSLPFKQWSGLSSKVKVGGFYLHKTREFREREFKLANVGSIQYTGDPDAFLDDSNFGPRPDSTPDNFIDYGLLWAATSGKKANFNADQDITAVYGMMELPITSKLTVVGGVRFETTEMNLDQIYVSTDTTDVLDGEDLLPSVNLIYKLTDNMNARLAYGRTLARPTMREVSPHSTWEFVGGGYFIGNPKLKYTKIDNYDARWEWFLRPGEIVAVSGFIKRFYDPIERAYLNFNGDVTAINVNRADVYGLEFEWRRRLNHVDALPFLQNFQIGGNLTFVKSEVRLPEEEFRQEKNWDPANASETREFQGQSPFVLNLDLGYDNEKTGTNVNLMYNRFGKRLSEVTLGVTPSVYEQARTTVDVTLSQKLWGGVTLKGSAKNLTDSEHLKTYELYGRDYVAQSYKTGVTYGIGMSYSL